A segment of the Triticum urartu cultivar G1812 chromosome 1, Tu2.1, whole genome shotgun sequence genome:
ggccactgctagcatgtcatccctgacttggaattctatgcacttatgattggaactattagcaagcatttgcaactactaatgttcattaaggtaaaacccaaccatagcattaagatatattggtcccccttccatcccgtatgcatcaatttctatgctaggttaaagcttctgtcactcttgccctccaatacatagtcctataaacatacaaactaaccctatggtgtgatccacgcgcgcaatcatatgatgggcaccaaaggacagcaacataaccacaagcaaattagatcaatcatagcaattcatcaaccaccgataggacaatgaaaatctacccagacatcataggatggcaacacatcattgaataataatatgaagcataaagcaccatgttcaagtagagggtacaacgggttgcgggagagtggaccattgtagatagaggggggaaggtgatggagatgttggtgaagatggcggaggtgttggtgtagatcgcggtgatgatgatggcccccggtggcactccggtgccaccggaagcgagggggagagagcccccctccttcttcttcttccttgacctcctccctagatgggagaagggttttccctctagtccatggcctccatggcacgggaggggcgagagcccctccgatattggatctgtctctctgtctctctctgtttctgcgttctcagattcttctctttcaccgtttcttatattcacggagatccgtaactccgattgggctgaaattttaacacgatctctatccggaaattagctttcttgtggcgaaagaaggaaAGCAAatgccttacggggtggccacgagggtcaggggcgcgcctgacaccctggggcgcgctcccttcctcgtgggcccctcgagcatcgtctcgcgtggattccttttcccaaaaatcatatataatCCAAAAAAAATTCCGTCAGtctttattccgtttggactccgtttgatatggatattctgcgaaacaaaaaacatgcaaaaaacaagaactgacactgggcactggatcaatatgttagtcccaaaaataatataaaaagttgccaaaagtatatgaaagttgaataatattggcatggaaaaatcaaaaattatagatacgacggagatgtatcagtttactttttatatagtttttgccACGGATCAGTGCAATTTTGTTTGTGTATAACATGTACTATGGTATCTGTTGTCGTTGCATTTTTAAGAAAATGTAGGTAAATTATGTGTTTGCAACATGGtaaatttatgtatttttttcatactattatgaaatttttatttttttccgcATTTTTGTTGCCACCGTAGATCATATTTTCTCATACTATACCATGGCAATTTTTTCGGCATATGATTTTTCTGTACCGTGTCAAGTTTATTTTATACTGCATGGCAACTATTTTTTTTCTATATTGTCATATCAAAAATTATGCTTTCTCTATTGATggcaattttttttaaaaaaaatcaccTAATTGGGCCTAGCCTGTTTTTCCCGCGAGCACTATATTTTTTCTGGGCTAGTTTTGGTTCGCTGAAATCTGGTTGTGGCGAACATGTGGAGAATCAATATTTTCTGCTCGATCATCCCACCCCCAGCGAACGAATCGTTCGCTGGGGGACCTCCATATGTGACGTCTACACAATATTGAGTCTTATATCTATTATTAGTGTAGCATTGCTTTAATAATGTATTGTCCTAGGACCTAATTGTAAACTGCCATATGAATAAATGTCATGTCCACGAGAATCATTCCTCTACTATAACTAATTGCTTTTTCTCATAGCAGAGTTCCATGATTATGTTTTTACTTTATCTTAATCATTTTCCTGAAGTTTCAAACTTTATTCCTCAAATAATGGACATATTATTTATAATTGTAGGAAGAATAAAGTCTGGGATTGTAGAAGCCCAAAAGGAAGACCAACTAGAGGTAACAGAATGCTTTACTAAGATATCTGCTACCTCATTTGCCTCTCTACAACTAAATTAACACTAGTAAAATCTAATACCATTTGTTTGAATTCAGCAATGGCTGACGCGTCTACTCCCATGTTGCATGAGTTTGGCAGCTTCAACCACAACTGAATTGAATTGTCAGATTCGATCATCAAGCGATTACAACGGATGTTACATGTTATAATACATAATACCATTCCACACAATACCTATTTCTGCTTTGTCAGCATTGCACATGAGCGGTAACACCTAGGTGGCCGCTACTATGAAATTTCCATGGTCATCACGAGCCACAACACCAGTCCCTCCTGATAGAGTTTCAGCTCAAAAAGAGGCATCAACATTCACCTTCAGTATGTCTGTCATCAGCCTTCCCCACAACTCATCATTCTTACAAAGAGGTTGATTAGCAATTCAAGCTCTAATAAAGTTTGTGACCAACACCCTAGTTGATATAGTTGTACGCATCGGGTATTGTATCGATTCTCCTTTTGCACTATAGCATCGCTGCCGTTATCAAGACTAGCTCTGCCATCTGTATGTTATCCACCAGCTAACAATGTCGTAACAGAATATCCATCGTAATGGACCCCGAAGGCTCGTGCCTTACAACCATCTGGATTATCTCTGTCATCCCAAGTTCCTCCCAAATCTGAGAAGCACATGAGCAAGAAAACAAGCAATGTTGTATGTCATCATATCCGATCCTACACAAAGGCCATTGAGGGATAACTGGGATGCGTCGTCCTATAAGTACACCATAGCGAGGAAGAACTCCCCGCAAAATCTTCCACCCAAAATGCTTGATTTTCCCTTGGACTCGAAGCTGCCACACTTCCTTCCATATAGGATTTAGATGAATGTTACCTTGACCATCCGCCCTATTAAAGTGGCTATCAAATTTATGTTCAAACACACCATGGTAAGCAGACCGAACAAAAAAAGTCCCGGCTCTCGTGTACTACATGACACACTAGAAAATCCTCCAAGAACTGAACCTGCAGAGGAATTTGCAAAATTCTATTAACATCGACTGGAGAGAAAACAGACCGTATGAGAGCCTCATCCCACTACCCTGTATGTGGATCTATGATCTCTTCCATTTTAGAGAGCATAATTCCCCCCTTGGGTGATAACTTTCCGAGAGGCACTTGATGGAATCCATGGATCCTTCCCAATATTAATATGTGAGCCTGAACCGACCCGCCATATATATCTTCTCTTAAAAGTTTGAATACCAGCAAAAGTACTTTGCTAGGTAAACAAAGAACCTTTCCTTGGACCAGCTTTCAATATGTCTCCATCCGGGTAATATTTTGCACTTAACACCCGTGCACAAGAGATTCATGGTTTTGGATTAGTCGCCAACATTGATTTGCTAACATAGCAAGGTTAAAATTGTAAAGGTCTCTAAAGCCCAGTCCCTCTTTCTTCTTTGGTACACATAACTTCCATCATGAAAAGCAATGTATCTTCTTCTTTTCCTCCCTATCACCCCTCCAAAAGTCAAAGATTTCATCAATAATAGATTTACAAATTCCTTTAGGTAGCTTGAAAATTGATATATTGTAAGAAGGAATTGCTTGTGCTACTGATTTTAGCAAAATCTGCTTCGCTTACATAGAAAGAACATTTCCCTTTCATCCTTTTAGCCTTTGACACTATGAGATATTAAAAAGAGTCACTCCGGTCAACTCCAACCGTAGTTGGGAGTCCCAAATACATACCTAAAAGAGCTATTGTTAGGATATTCTAATCCCTGCACACATCCTCCCTTGTTCTGACACTAGTGTTATATTAGAGGGCTAAAGAAAATACTGGACTTAGTTGCACTCGCCATCTGACCTGAACTTGCACGTATCCAATATCCTTTTAAGTGTGCTTTCATTATGAGCATTGGCTCTCATCAGGATTAAAGAATCGTCTGCAAAAAGGAGGTGAGAAACAGAAGGGGCATTTTTACAAACACAAATACATTCTATTCCACCAATTTTCTTCCTCGTGAGCCAGAATGCTAGATGGTCCTTTCGAACAAAGTAGAAAAAGATACGGGTGTGCTGTCTTTTTTTAGGAAGTTCCAGAATTAGGCGATcactttttattttattttcaggGCAAGCGATCACTTGTTATCTGAACAGCTATTGGGCCCAATGGGCTAAAAGGATTTTATTAACGTGGGCTGAAAACCTTAGTAGGCTGCGCAACACGCATCGACAGTGGGTTtatttcacacacgcacacaatTGATGGCGGTTTTTCCATTTCCATTTCCCTCCTCCCACAACCGCCTCCCGGAGAGAACTCCATGGAACCTCCTCCTGAGCCCGCGGctccgcctccccctcctcctcctccgccgcatCCCCATGACACAACACTCACGCTGACGTTGGCGCTGCCCCCTCCTGGGCTCGCGTCCGTGCTGATCTCGCCGAAGCCGCGCGCACGAAggccgaggcccgagggcggcgcCAGCCCCAGACCGCGGTGCTCGCCCATCGGCGACACACCGCCGTGCACAGAGTGCGGAAAGCGGTTCCCTTCATGGAAGGCGCTCTTCGGACACATGCGATGCCACCCAGAGCGGCAGTGGCGCGGGATCACGCCGCCCCCGGCGCACTTCTGCCAGGGCGTTGCAGCCGCACCAGTCGCCCCCGCCGGACAGTTCACCGTGCAGGAGCGCGAGGTCGCTTCCAGCCTCCTTATGCTCTCCAGTGCGCGTCCCGGCGCTAGCAAGGGCAAGAAGGTCGTTAATGCTGCTGCTATTACTCGTAGCGGAATGGAGAGCTGCGGCACGTCGGCGTCCGCGTCAGTGGTGCCGGGGCCGACCAACTGCGGCGAACACAAGTGCAGCGTATGTGACCGTGGATTCGCCAGCGGACAGGCTCTTGGCGGGCATAAGCGGTGCCACTGGGATAGGGCCTGCTCGGGGGTGGTGGTGATCGCCGCTACTGGCAGCAGTGGGTCCCCAATGTCGACCGATGAGACGGCGATTCTAGACCTCAACCTGCCGCCTCCTGGGCCACCTCCGGTGCGGAGGAGCGACCAAGGCAGCAGCCTGAATGACATGCTGGATTTGAAGCTTGGGTACTACGGATAACTGGGTTTCAGTGCTTCACCATGCATGTATGCGCTAAGCTAAGTTTGATATATGTATGTACGTAAGTAGTGTATGTATGTATATTGATGTTTGCTTGCTTTTCTTTTAGGCGCGCTGATTCAGAAAGGATGTTTTCTTGTCTTTCTGAATTGGCTTTCTGTTGCTTTGAAGTACGTGAGGTACTAACTGTGGCATACCAAGTTTGTGTGTGTACAAACGTATGATGTATATGCATGAGTGTAGCTAATGTGGAGCTAATTACTAATAATGTATGTTTTTTCCTTCCTCCTTTTTTCTGcatattattattatttctcTTATCTTTTATGGTTGTTATTATTATTTCTCTTATGTGAGTGTAGTTGTACAGGTTTTGTTTCACATATGCTAAGGTTTTGTTTCATATTTGTACAGCTTTTGATCACCAATTAAGTGTTGTACTCTTTCTGTTCATTTTTATAAGACATTTTAGACATTTAGACACTGCCAAATACAGTACAAAGCAAGCTGTCTAAAACGTCTTATAAAAACGAACTGAGGGAGTACATTTTTTATCTGTACTGCCGGAAGTATATTTTGGTAAGCCCTGCTACAACTGTGCTTGGTGATGCCCCGACTGCCCTCGCTGGATGTTGCGAGGCCGCGGGGCGGCGAGCCGGTGGTGCTCCGTATTTACGACTGTCCAGGAGAAAAGTTGCGACCGGCGTGGCACGCTGCTACGACCGATGAACGAGAAGCAACGACGATGACGGCGAGGGCAGCGAGATGTGACTAAGGCGAGGGCAGTGGCCATGGAGGACACGGGGGACGGCGGGAAGGTGGCCACACGCCCACACCATGCGCGGGTGCACGTTTTTGGGCATGTGTGAATCGGTTGTGGGAAGAAAAATGAATCGAACAGCTATGGGATGCACAATCAGGCGGACAAGGAGTTGGCCGGGCAGGGTCGCTGGTCGACTGCCCAATTTTCAATCAAAGAAAAGAACTATGTGTCGCGCTCCCAAGTGACATAGGCGGTAACCTAGTCCAGTAGCGTCGACCCTCATCTCTCCCTCCTACGCCCTCGCCGTCACGGAAGAAGGGCACCGGGCAAATCCCGGATGAcggacggtggcggcggggcttCTCGTGACATTTGGTGGCCAGTGGGGCCGTGTGAGCGCAAGAGATGCCATTGTTGTGTCAATGTTCAAATGGGTGTGTCGGTTGGCGCTCGTGAGTTGGGAGCATGGCTGGGCGACGTCAGGTGGCAGCGGAGGCGCATCTGGTTCCGGTGAAGTCAAGGAGTGTGGCGGGTGGAGTGGTCGGTGCCTCAGCTCTTGATCTAATAGCAGTCGCCCGTCTTTGTCCTTGTTTTAGCGGCCAGCGGGCATGCAATGGGTGTGGTTGTGGCTGCCCTGGGGCATGGCAGAAGCTCTAGTAGCTAGGGTGGCGCACGTCAGAGGTGTGCCGCAATGGGCACATTTGGATCCGGTGACGGCTTGGGTCCGATCTACGCGTGTGAGGGCCACAACTTCAAGGTGACGGAGGTGGCGGCTGCACCGATGTGAGGGGTTCGGATGTTCTATGGTGAAAGATCCATTCCTTTGTGGCTCAGTGGGGTGGCTTCGAGGATGCAGTGATGTGGCCCCGATGAAGATGCTGCTTTTTCCTGGTTTCGCCCCTCCTTTTCGTGGCACCTACGGCATGAGTTGGTGGTTGTGAACCTAAGCGCATCTCTAGCAGATCCCGCAAATGGTTGCCCTTAAAATGTTTTATGATTCGCTCGAAAACTTATTTACAGTACCAAGAGGGCTCGCGCCGAAACCCTCTTGGTACCTCAAATCAGTTTCCAGGCTTTAGTTTGACATCAACTAGAAATTTCTATAAATAGATGCACCACACCGAATTAAATACTCGTGCCACAATAGTACACATCCAAAATCAAGTGCAATATAAGAGGCAGCAAGTCTGCCCATAAAAATATGCAATCAAATAAAATTAAACATGATCAAATCCAGGAACATCAATTTTGCCAAGATCGTGTAGCACcgtcaacaacaacaacaaaaatgaTCACCACCATTGCCAGAAGCACCACCATCAACTCCATTGGCCGAAGCACCACCATCAACTCCATTGGCCGAAGCGTCACCATCTCGATTGCCGAaagcttcatcaccaccacctaCACCTCcaaaaccaccaccaccactagcCATAAGATTTTGAAGCTCTAGCTTCCTCCGTCATATGATCTCCATTCTTTTCAGCTCCCAAAATTCTCTTTCCATGGGTTCCATGCCatccagattcatcatcaagaaccGGTCCTCCTTGGTGGTCTTCTCGTCGCCCTCTTTTGCTCCTCAAGAGCAATCTTCCGCTCCTCGAAGACACATCTTCTCTCCCACATTGCCTATTTTTATTGTGTCTTCTTCCCGTCCAAGGCCACCTTGTTTTGCAATGCCTCGCCAACATAGTTTCTTTGACCTTCACCATCTCACTAATTTGCTCCCTCAAACTAGATGACTCGACCGACCTCCACCCTATATttgtcgggtggttggtgcgacatatgccaacgggtggcttatcattgtgggagccaataaaacatcgccggtgcctggaaacgggataaggcaaagacatgcacgccggcgaatcttacccagcttcagggctcttcgtggagataacacccctactgctgctctgcggggtctccgcatggtcactagattgg
Coding sequences within it:
- the LOC125532828 gene encoding zinc finger protein ZAT3-like, producing the protein MEPPPEPAAPPPPPPPPPHPHDTTLTLTLALPPPGLASVLISPKPRARRPRPEGGASPRPRCSPIGDTPPCTECGKRFPSWKALFGHMRCHPERQWRGITPPPAHFCQGVAAAPVAPAGQFTVQEREVASSLLMLSSARPGASKGKKVVNAAAITRSGMESCGTSASASVVPGPTNCGEHKCSVCDRGFASGQALGGHKRCHWDRACSGVVVIAATGSSGSPMSTDETAILDLNLPPPGPPPVRRSDQGSSLNDMLDLKLGYYG